The Myxococcota bacterium genome contains a region encoding:
- a CDS encoding TonB-dependent receptor, producing MNHPSSASWLLAVAVWCLSVSAFAQEADETPAEDPPRGNIDEFVVVGNSGARSFLEEEESVAIFNTEDIEQFGIQDVRDTFRLIPNTNSSPSNRGNNGITIRGINSEGIGGAGSNLRPLASLVIDGATQSFAGLRRGARGLWDVESIRVYRGPQSTLQGRNALAGVIFVETKDPTFEWEAAVSGGTAVLTNEHSALPNEPDRWDGAVMLSGPITESLAFRVTGEVFRDQHGISVLPTIAPDDPLRPRSGPDPRDTPEATRRRQKAMEELDEGEYQQVRAKLLFEPLWLQDLRIEVSASVSEDDPANPEVNEERGLSFRDYVISKIPEAAERRRSVVQNGVLNLTYDLAWDLRLRTVTSYTATDIEFDTPFPEAFLRNETRDDEDFAQDIRLEYVPDRSWSFSVGGYYARADNDTDSEIILRSTTILANRVQNQQTQRLVRNLAFFGEFTWEPFDWVELTGSLRWDRDKYTNRFLLRPLGLVDRPAFLMPNPDDIAAESRFETGSRSRTTTAWLPRVSLTVTPRKGHAVGFSVSRGYRSGFVNSSLLGISEAESEVDPEFVWVYEASYRGSFFGERVILSTNAFYYDWKDQQITRRQTFDAGADDVSLDVTENAGRSRLYGVEAVGQFNLYEGLFLTATVGLLETELVRYVVGQTDLSGNEFSEAPNRSAALLLSYQFPSGWYISGDWSYRGPFFGTSDLNNANQLTVRSRQLYNVRVGLNRGSMDLSFFVRNIFDKRYVTGRDNFGGVYVGDRRSVGVNLTFRFSERDFE from the coding sequence GTGAACCATCCCTCCTCCGCTTCGTGGCTCCTCGCGGTTGCCGTGTGGTGTCTATCCGTCTCTGCCTTCGCACAAGAGGCGGACGAGACGCCTGCCGAAGACCCTCCGCGGGGGAACATCGACGAGTTCGTCGTGGTCGGGAACTCGGGAGCGCGCTCCTTTCTCGAAGAGGAGGAGAGCGTCGCGATCTTCAATACCGAAGACATCGAGCAGTTCGGGATCCAGGACGTCCGCGACACCTTCCGACTGATCCCCAACACCAACAGCTCCCCTTCGAATCGCGGCAACAACGGCATCACGATTCGTGGAATCAATAGCGAGGGGATCGGCGGCGCCGGGAGCAACTTGCGGCCGTTGGCGTCGCTCGTCATCGACGGCGCGACTCAGTCCTTCGCGGGGCTGCGCCGCGGGGCGCGCGGTCTCTGGGATGTCGAGAGCATCCGCGTCTACCGGGGGCCGCAATCGACGTTGCAAGGGCGCAACGCCCTCGCAGGCGTCATCTTCGTCGAGACGAAAGATCCGACCTTCGAGTGGGAAGCGGCCGTTTCTGGCGGAACGGCCGTGCTGACCAACGAACACTCCGCGCTACCGAATGAGCCCGATCGCTGGGACGGCGCAGTCATGCTCTCGGGGCCAATCACCGAGAGCTTGGCGTTCCGCGTTACGGGCGAGGTCTTTCGGGACCAGCATGGAATCAGCGTGTTGCCCACGATCGCACCCGACGACCCACTGAGACCGCGGAGCGGTCCAGACCCGAGGGATACGCCCGAAGCCACACGGCGGCGTCAGAAGGCGATGGAGGAGCTCGACGAGGGCGAGTATCAACAGGTCCGCGCAAAGCTGCTCTTCGAGCCGCTCTGGCTGCAAGATCTTCGCATCGAAGTCTCGGCATCCGTCTCCGAAGACGACCCCGCAAACCCCGAAGTGAACGAGGAGCGCGGGCTCAGCTTTCGAGACTACGTCATCTCGAAGATCCCGGAGGCCGCTGAACGGAGGCGCAGTGTCGTCCAGAACGGTGTACTCAACCTGACCTACGACCTGGCATGGGATCTGCGACTGCGCACGGTGACGAGCTACACCGCGACGGATATCGAGTTCGATACGCCCTTTCCCGAGGCGTTTCTCCGCAATGAGACGCGCGACGACGAGGATTTCGCACAAGACATCCGACTGGAGTACGTCCCTGACCGATCCTGGTCGTTCTCCGTCGGGGGCTACTACGCCCGCGCCGACAACGACACCGATTCGGAGATCATTCTTCGAAGTACGACGATCCTCGCGAATCGCGTGCAAAACCAACAGACGCAGCGCCTGGTCCGGAACCTCGCCTTCTTCGGCGAGTTTACCTGGGAGCCCTTCGATTGGGTCGAGCTGACGGGATCGTTGCGCTGGGACCGAGACAAGTACACGAACCGGTTCTTGCTGCGCCCTCTGGGTCTGGTGGACCGCCCAGCCTTCTTGATGCCCAACCCAGACGACATTGCAGCCGAGTCGCGTTTCGAGACAGGAAGTCGCAGTCGCACGACCACGGCGTGGTTGCCGCGCGTCTCGCTTACGGTGACCCCCCGAAAAGGTCACGCCGTGGGCTTCAGCGTGTCCCGCGGCTATCGCTCCGGGTTCGTGAACTCGAGCCTCCTGGGAATCTCGGAGGCGGAAAGCGAGGTCGATCCGGAGTTCGTGTGGGTCTACGAGGCTTCGTATCGAGGCAGCTTCTTCGGCGAGCGCGTCATTCTCTCCACCAACGCCTTCTACTACGACTGGAAAGACCAACAGATCACCCGACGGCAGACCTTCGACGCGGGCGCGGACGATGTGTCGCTGGACGTTACGGAGAACGCGGGGCGCTCACGTCTCTACGGCGTCGAGGCAGTGGGACAGTTCAATCTGTATGAGGGGCTCTTCCTGACCGCGACGGTCGGCCTTCTCGAGACCGAGCTCGTCCGGTACGTCGTAGGACAGACGGACCTCAGCGGGAACGAGTTCTCGGAGGCCCCCAACCGCAGTGCGGCTCTCTTGCTCTCGTATCAATTCCCGTCCGGCTGGTACATCAGTGGAGATTGGTCGTATCGAGGCCCCTTCTTCGGTACGTCCGACCTGAACAACGCGAATCAGCTGACGGTCCGATCACGCCAGCTCTACAACGTGCGGGTGGGTCTGAACCGAGGTTCGATGGACCTATCGTTCTTCGTTCGCAACATCTTCGACAAGCGCTACGTCACGGGACGCGACAACTTCGGCGGGGTCTATGTGGGTGACCGACGATCAGTGGGTGTGAACCTCACGTTCCGTTTCAGCGAGCGAGATTTCGAGTGA
- a CDS encoding PEP-CTERM sorting domain-containing protein, with the protein MLRACLLSLALLLSGAASHAASISLDAVGNDRGTFNSSGFKNIPVFSGGTWKAVEGTYFVRSLGDGGNFSGGVPTALEVQRNYHIFDLSGLAAGQTITGATLLLNHPSNSYSSTGGDPTETVEFFDVSTSFADLRNPDESQPDAVLDAIFADLGSGTSYGSFTASPASNGTVESIVLNAAALSALNAAIGFEWAIGGAITSFDETFFGAEEQVFKGSETIPTVASQLMLTVVPEPSTGLLLGLGLLGLAARRR; encoded by the coding sequence ATGCTGCGCGCATGCTTGCTGTCTCTGGCCTTGTTGCTCTCCGGCGCAGCCTCTCACGCGGCGTCGATCTCCCTGGACGCCGTCGGCAACGACCGGGGCACCTTCAACTCGTCCGGGTTCAAGAACATTCCCGTGTTCAGCGGCGGGACCTGGAAGGCCGTCGAGGGCACCTATTTCGTCCGCAGCCTGGGCGACGGGGGCAACTTCTCGGGCGGTGTACCGACTGCGCTCGAGGTCCAGCGCAACTACCACATCTTCGATTTGTCCGGGCTGGCTGCGGGCCAGACGATCACCGGCGCCACGCTGCTGCTGAACCATCCGTCGAACTCCTACAGCTCGACGGGAGGGGACCCCACCGAGACGGTCGAGTTCTTCGACGTCAGCACCTCGTTCGCAGACCTCCGCAATCCCGATGAGTCCCAGCCCGACGCGGTGCTCGACGCGATCTTCGCCGACCTCGGGAGCGGCACGAGCTACGGCAGCTTCACCGCCTCGCCCGCGAGCAATGGCACGGTCGAATCGATCGTCTTGAACGCGGCCGCGCTCTCGGCGCTGAATGCCGCGATTGGTTTCGAGTGGGCGATCGGCGGCGCGATCACTTCCTTCGACGAGACCTTCTTCGGGGCCGAGGAACAGGTGTTCAAAGGCTCCGAGACGATTCCGACGGTGGCCTCGCAACTGATGCTGACGGTGGTTCCCGAGCCGAGCACGGGCCTGCTGCTGGGCCTGGGCCTGCTGGGACTCGCCGCGCGACGTCGCTAG
- a CDS encoding sulfonate ABC transporter, with product MKRDPTCPVCQADMMLAGDEKAGEEVFCTYCGAPCIVAGKNADDELEVEEDF from the coding sequence GTGAAGCGCGACCCCACCTGCCCGGTCTGTCAGGCCGACATGATGCTCGCTGGCGATGAGAAAGCCGGCGAGGAGGTGTTCTGCACCTACTGCGGGGCGCCCTGCATCGTGGCGGGGAAGAACGCGGACGACGAGCTCGAGGTCGAAGAGGACTTCTAG
- a CDS encoding DNA topoisomerase VI subunit B: EGGSRRSAAEMARQARDISVSEFFAKNRHLLGFDNPSKALLTTVKEGVDNSLDACEEAGILPDIRVEIKQVSETRFRVAIQDNGPGILRKQVPKIFGSLLYGSKFHRLKQSRGQQGIGISAAGMYGLLTTGKPIVITTRTGKKKEAHHFELVIDTKKNEPKVKVDDVVEWDVEHGTRVEIELEGAYRGGQHSVDAYLRQISLANPHAEITFVPPKAEEHGASHTFPRVTDELPPETEEITPHPYGVELGVLMQMFRDTKARNIRSCLSSDFSRVSSKTALEICKNAGVPESRRPSEVTRDEAEKIHDTIQKTKLMAPPTDCIAPIGDELVERALRAEVEADFYASVSRKATVYRGNPFLIEVGLAYGGSLPAEESVTVYRYANRVPLQYQQGACAITKAVTGTDWKSYQLMQPRGAMPVGPMLVMVHIASVWVPFTSESKEAIAHYPEIIKEMRLGLQDCGRRVATFIRKRRREADEAKKRAYIEKYIPQVSIGLQRILELSDAQRDKVTDNLTDVLERSRKM; the protein is encoded by the coding sequence GAGGGCGGGAGCCGTCGCTCCGCCGCCGAAATGGCGCGCCAGGCGCGCGACATCTCGGTCTCCGAGTTCTTCGCCAAGAACCGCCACCTGCTCGGCTTCGACAACCCGTCGAAGGCGTTGCTCACGACGGTCAAGGAAGGCGTCGACAACTCACTCGATGCCTGTGAAGAGGCTGGCATCCTCCCGGACATCCGCGTCGAGATCAAACAGGTCTCGGAGACGCGTTTCCGCGTTGCCATCCAGGACAACGGTCCCGGCATCCTGCGCAAACAGGTCCCGAAGATCTTCGGGAGCCTGCTCTATGGCTCGAAGTTCCACCGGCTCAAGCAGAGCCGCGGCCAGCAGGGCATCGGCATCAGCGCGGCGGGCATGTACGGACTGCTCACCACCGGCAAGCCGATCGTCATCACGACGCGCACGGGGAAGAAGAAGGAAGCCCACCACTTCGAGCTGGTGATCGACACCAAGAAGAACGAGCCGAAGGTGAAGGTGGACGACGTCGTCGAGTGGGACGTCGAGCACGGTACGCGCGTCGAGATCGAACTCGAAGGCGCGTACCGCGGCGGGCAGCACTCGGTCGACGCCTACCTCCGCCAGATCTCGCTCGCGAACCCCCACGCCGAGATCACCTTCGTGCCGCCGAAGGCCGAGGAGCACGGCGCAAGTCACACCTTCCCGCGTGTCACCGACGAGCTTCCGCCCGAGACCGAAGAGATCACGCCCCACCCCTACGGAGTGGAGCTGGGCGTTTTGATGCAGATGTTCCGCGACACGAAGGCGCGCAACATCCGGTCCTGCCTCTCGAGCGACTTCAGCCGGGTCTCTTCGAAGACCGCCCTCGAGATCTGCAAGAACGCGGGGGTTCCCGAGAGCCGTCGACCGTCGGAGGTGACGCGCGACGAAGCCGAGAAGATCCACGACACCATCCAGAAGACGAAGCTGATGGCGCCGCCCACCGACTGCATCGCGCCGATCGGCGACGAGCTCGTCGAGCGGGCGCTGCGCGCGGAGGTCGAAGCCGACTTCTACGCCTCGGTCTCGCGGAAGGCGACCGTGTATCGCGGGAACCCCTTCTTGATCGAGGTCGGTCTCGCCTACGGCGGCTCGCTGCCCGCCGAGGAGTCGGTCACGGTCTATCGCTACGCCAACCGGGTCCCGCTCCAGTACCAGCAGGGCGCCTGCGCGATCACCAAGGCCGTCACGGGTACCGACTGGAAGTCCTACCAGCTCATGCAACCCCGCGGAGCCATGCCGGTGGGCCCGATGCTCGTAATGGTGCACATCGCCAGCGTCTGGGTGCCGTTCACCTCCGAGAGCAAGGAGGCGATCGCCCACTACCCCGAGATCATCAAGGAGATGCGCCTCGGCCTGCAGGATTGTGGCCGTCGCGTCGCCACCTTCATCCGCAAACGGCGTCGCGAAGCCGACGAGGCAAAGAAGCGCGCGTACATCGAGAAGTACATCCCGCAGGTGTCGATCGGACTCCAGAGGATCCTCGAACTCAGCGACGCCCAGCGCGACAAGGTCACCGACAATCTCACCGACGTGCTCGAACGCAGTCGGAAGATGTAG
- a CDS encoding serine hydrolase domain-containing protein, giving the protein MIDALGGMRLRLVAAILFAVVPLGPVSAEERPVAGTARDAFRSAIEAVLDASRLPGASIRWIEPDGSVERLDFGFADVAQNVPITADTRLAAGSISKLVTALLVLRAEAAGVLSLDELLERYVPGGVTGEGASDVTIAHLLEHTAGLPGTTYREYGAKASNASPADYVDHYGPLVVRWPPGLHFSYANGGTTLAGRAVEVAWGADFDTLVEREVLRPLGMRTASFASRDGIAESYADDGRTPEDHWAMPVRPAGSLVTTADDLMRVMQMLLARGRLPDGSAFLPEAAIARMERSETSLAARAGAKAGSYGLGNFLFVAGGATFRGHWGRTEGFQANFGYRPEDGGGFLIMANGADRRGMAELRRVFGARWADPPASPGEPPALERLGVFVQATHEMPMRSWIFELVESVRISRSADEGWVRVGSPWSWGSGGEIFYADSPGLYRNVRIRTPTATFVEQGDGLYWVDGSSFRRVSSAAFYASALAVFGGLFASVVALLVGIVLYARYGLREAGLLPWALLGVGGTGYLVLVWGFVNIGLLSGLTSSAELGSATPVALGLAAASVVGPAASIGGMALVGKAGRLRRTAWIVGAGICALGLRLAAVGWLPLCTWCPS; this is encoded by the coding sequence GTGATCGATGCGCTCGGTGGGATGCGCTTGCGCCTGGTCGCAGCGATCCTGTTTGCGGTAGTCCCGCTCGGGCCCGTGTCCGCCGAAGAGAGGCCGGTCGCGGGCACTGCCCGGGACGCGTTCCGCTCGGCGATCGAGGCGGTGCTCGATGCGTCTCGCCTCCCAGGCGCGAGCATCCGATGGATCGAGCCCGACGGATCGGTCGAGCGACTCGACTTCGGTTTCGCCGATGTCGCTCAGAACGTGCCCATTACAGCCGATACTCGTCTCGCGGCCGGCTCGATCTCGAAGCTCGTGACGGCGCTCCTCGTGCTGCGCGCCGAGGCCGCGGGCGTGCTGTCCCTCGACGAACTTTTGGAGCGGTACGTCCCGGGTGGGGTGACAGGCGAGGGCGCTTCGGATGTGACCATCGCGCACCTGCTCGAGCACACAGCGGGCCTCCCCGGGACCACGTACCGCGAGTACGGAGCCAAGGCGTCGAACGCGTCGCCCGCCGACTACGTCGATCACTATGGGCCGCTGGTCGTGCGCTGGCCCCCCGGCCTGCACTTCTCCTACGCGAACGGGGGTACGACCCTCGCCGGCCGCGCCGTCGAAGTGGCCTGGGGGGCCGACTTCGACACGCTGGTCGAACGAGAGGTGTTGCGACCGCTCGGTATGCGCACTGCGAGCTTCGCGTCGCGGGACGGAATCGCCGAGAGCTACGCCGACGACGGCCGCACCCCCGAGGACCACTGGGCCATGCCGGTGCGCCCGGCGGGTTCGCTGGTCACCACAGCGGACGATCTGATGCGCGTCATGCAGATGCTGCTCGCCCGGGGTCGGCTGCCCGACGGCAGCGCCTTCCTGCCGGAAGCCGCGATCGCCCGCATGGAGCGCAGCGAGACGTCCCTCGCCGCGCGCGCGGGCGCCAAGGCCGGCAGCTACGGCCTCGGCAACTTCCTGTTCGTGGCCGGTGGCGCCACCTTCCGCGGGCACTGGGGGCGCACCGAGGGCTTCCAGGCGAACTTCGGTTATCGCCCCGAAGATGGAGGCGGTTTTCTCATCATGGCCAACGGGGCGGACCGCCGCGGCATGGCCGAGCTGCGGCGCGTGTTCGGAGCGCGCTGGGCGGACCCTCCCGCGAGCCCCGGCGAGCCGCCGGCGCTGGAGCGGCTCGGCGTCTTCGTCCAGGCCACCCACGAAATGCCCATGCGCAGCTGGATCTTCGAGCTCGTCGAATCGGTCCGGATCTCGCGGTCTGCGGACGAGGGCTGGGTGCGCGTCGGGTCGCCCTGGTCCTGGGGTTCGGGCGGCGAGATCTTCTACGCGGACTCCCCGGGCCTGTACCGCAACGTGAGGATCCGCACGCCGACCGCCACCTTCGTCGAGCAGGGCGACGGGCTCTACTGGGTCGACGGCAGCAGCTTTCGGCGCGTGTCCAGTGCTGCCTTCTACGCCAGCGCACTCGCCGTGTTCGGCGGGCTGTTCGCGTCCGTGGTCGCGTTGCTCGTCGGCATCGTGCTCTACGCCCGCTACGGCCTGCGGGAGGCCGGTCTGCTGCCCTGGGCGCTGCTGGGCGTCGGCGGCACCGGCTACCTGGTGCTGGTGTGGGGCTTCGTGAACATCGGGCTCCTGAGTGGGCTCACGAGTTCGGCGGAGCTGGGAAGCGCGACGCCCGTCGCTTTGGGGTTGGCGGCGGCGAGCGTGGTGGGGCCCGCGGCGTCGATCGGTGGGATGGCGCTCGTCGGCAAGGCCGGCCGCCTGCGGCGCACGGCCTGGATCGTCGGCGCCGGGATCTGTGCGCTGGGACTTCGGCTCGCAGCGGTGGGGTGGCTCCCCCTGTGCACGTGGTGCCCATCGTGA
- the rfbA gene encoding glucose-1-phosphate thymidylyltransferase RfbA: MKGIVLAGGSGTRLHPITRGVSKQLLPVYDKPMIYYPMSSLMLAGIREILLISTPEDLPSYRRLFGDGKAMGLELSYAEQPKPEGLAQAFLIGREFVGNDRVALALGDNVFYGQGFSEVLENAARRESGATVFGYFVHDPERYGVVEFDADGKVVGIEEKPPKPRSRYAVTGLYFYDNRVLDIAADLEPSPRGELEITDVNKAYLESGDLHVELLGRGVAWLDTGTYESLLQAQNFVETVQERQGLRIACLEEIAYRKGWISNDELTALGSAMKNSSYGDYLRKLAAGETA; this comes from the coding sequence ATGAAGGGAATCGTGCTGGCCGGCGGCTCGGGAACGCGGCTCCACCCCATCACCCGGGGCGTGAGCAAGCAGCTGCTCCCGGTCTATGACAAGCCGATGATCTACTACCCGATGTCGAGCCTGATGCTCGCCGGGATCCGGGAGATCCTCCTGATCTCCACGCCGGAAGACCTGCCCTCGTATCGGCGACTCTTCGGTGACGGGAAGGCGATGGGCCTCGAGCTCTCCTACGCGGAGCAGCCGAAGCCCGAAGGGCTCGCCCAGGCATTCCTGATCGGACGCGAGTTCGTCGGAAACGACCGGGTGGCGCTGGCCCTCGGCGACAACGTCTTCTACGGACAGGGTTTCTCCGAAGTGCTCGAGAACGCGGCGCGCCGCGAGAGCGGAGCCACCGTGTTCGGCTACTTCGTGCACGACCCCGAGCGGTACGGCGTGGTCGAGTTCGACGCCGACGGCAAGGTCGTCGGCATCGAGGAGAAGCCGCCGAAGCCGCGCAGCCGCTACGCGGTGACCGGCCTGTACTTCTACGACAACCGGGTGCTCGACATTGCAGCAGACCTCGAGCCGTCGCCACGCGGCGAGCTCGAGATCACCGACGTCAACAAGGCCTACCTAGAGAGCGGCGACCTGCACGTCGAGTTGCTCGGACGCGGCGTCGCCTGGCTCGACACGGGCACCTACGAGTCGCTGCTGCAGGCCCAGAACTTCGTCGAGACCGTCCAGGAACGGCAGGGCCTGCGCATCGCCTGTCTCGAAGAGATCGCCTACCGGAAGGGCTGGATCTCGAACGACGAGCTGACCGCGTTGGGCTCTGCCATGAAGAACTCGAGCTACGGCGACTACCTGCGCAAGCTGGCGGCTGGAGAGACCGCGTGA
- a CDS encoding DNA topoisomerase VI, whose translation MAARKKSTSKKKTTSKKSPARKKAPAKAGGDGQGTLAFGAPPARGPKTAGVKAASKSGTGKKATGKKAPRRKASAKKGAKQATARANDVARKNAALDDVVVDQIRGAAQDVHKEILKKSKPDLSFPVRSLKNVSYSTKKGYFEIGRAKKVRTLTVNTVKGFAQTLRMMGLSKELVETNDFATKRDAYYQSKNWEDAKFDEQSESDSVMDDIEALFSTRGTSREQLRFVPDEHGGAVAGRLIVLDPDRDTGEVERIDCTRFGSGAYSIPSTVEHLSFETDAKFILAIETGGIFQRLQSHKFWQTNDCILVSMAGVPTRATRRFIRKLSDECKLPVYAFVDCDPYGISNIYRTLKVGSGNAAHLSQFFCVPQARYLGVTPQDILDYELPTHPLQDVDVKRAKDALKNDPFFKAHKPWQKAIEQLMKMGVRAEQQALAKWGLNYVIDEYLPAKLEHPDRFLP comes from the coding sequence ATGGCTGCCCGCAAGAAGAGCACCTCGAAGAAGAAGACCACCTCCAAGAAGTCGCCGGCGCGCAAGAAGGCGCCTGCGAAGGCGGGAGGAGACGGCCAGGGCACCCTCGCCTTCGGCGCTCCGCCCGCACGCGGCCCCAAGACCGCTGGTGTGAAGGCGGCCAGTAAGAGCGGCACGGGCAAGAAGGCCACTGGCAAGAAGGCGCCGCGCCGCAAGGCGAGCGCGAAGAAGGGCGCGAAGCAAGCGACGGCGCGGGCGAACGACGTCGCCCGCAAGAACGCGGCTCTCGACGACGTCGTCGTCGACCAGATCCGCGGCGCCGCCCAGGACGTCCACAAGGAGATCCTGAAGAAGTCGAAGCCCGACCTCTCGTTTCCCGTGCGGTCCCTGAAGAACGTCTCCTACTCGACGAAGAAGGGCTACTTCGAGATCGGCCGCGCGAAAAAGGTGCGGACGCTCACCGTGAACACCGTGAAGGGCTTCGCCCAGACCCTGCGCATGATGGGCCTCTCGAAGGAACTCGTCGAAACGAACGACTTCGCCACGAAGCGAGACGCGTACTACCAGAGCAAGAACTGGGAAGACGCGAAGTTCGACGAGCAGAGCGAATCCGACTCGGTGATGGACGACATCGAGGCCCTCTTTTCGACGCGCGGCACCTCGCGTGAGCAGCTGCGTTTCGTCCCCGACGAGCACGGCGGCGCGGTGGCCGGCCGACTGATCGTCCTCGACCCGGATCGCGACACGGGCGAGGTCGAGCGCATCGACTGCACACGCTTCGGCTCGGGCGCGTACTCGATCCCGTCGACGGTCGAACACCTGTCCTTCGAGACCGATGCGAAGTTCATCCTGGCGATCGAGACCGGCGGTATCTTCCAGCGCCTCCAGAGCCACAAGTTCTGGCAGACCAACGACTGCATCCTCGTTTCGATGGCCGGCGTGCCCACCCGTGCAACGCGGCGCTTCATCCGCAAACTCTCCGACGAGTGCAAGCTGCCCGTGTACGCCTTCGTCGACTGCGATCCCTACGGCATCTCGAACATCTACCGGACGCTGAAGGTCGGGTCGGGCAACGCCGCCCACCTCTCCCAGTTCTTCTGTGTGCCCCAGGCCCGCTACCTCGGCGTCACGCCCCAGGACATCCTCGACTACGAGCTCCCGACCCATCCGCTCCAGGACGTGGACGTGAAGCGGGCGAAGGACGCGCTCAAGAACGACCCCTTCTTCAAGGCCCACAAGCCCTGGCAGAAGGCCATCGAGCAGCTCATGAAGATGGGCGTCCGCGCCGAGCAGCAGGCCCTGGCAAAGTGGGGGCTGAACTACGTCATCGACGAGTATCTTCCGGCGAAGCTCGAGCACCCCGACCGGTTCCTGCCCTAG
- the rfbC gene encoding dTDP-4-dehydrorhamnose 3,5-epimerase, with amino-acid sequence MRFEETIIPGVVIVHPQVFRDPRGFFLETYHAEKYAEGGIHDAFVQDNHSYSTKGTLRGLHAQNPEPQGKLLRVVEGEVFDVAVDARRGSPTYGQHVTCVLSAENFNQLYVPPGLLHGFLVTSETAHVQYKCTRLYRPKAEFSVAWNDPDLGIDWPIETPTLSEKDAKAPRLAEVQDKLPDYTE; translated from the coding sequence CTGCGCTTCGAGGAGACCATCATCCCGGGCGTGGTGATCGTCCACCCCCAGGTGTTCCGCGATCCGCGCGGCTTCTTTCTCGAGACGTATCACGCCGAGAAGTACGCCGAGGGCGGCATTCACGATGCCTTCGTGCAGGACAATCACAGCTACTCGACGAAGGGCACCCTGCGTGGGCTCCACGCCCAGAACCCGGAGCCCCAGGGCAAGCTGCTGCGGGTGGTCGAGGGGGAAGTCTTCGACGTAGCCGTCGACGCGCGGCGCGGCTCGCCCACCTATGGCCAGCACGTCACCTGCGTGCTCTCGGCTGAGAACTTCAACCAGCTCTACGTCCCGCCCGGGCTGCTCCACGGCTTCCTGGTGACCAGCGAGACCGCCCACGTGCAGTACAAGTGCACGCGCCTCTACCGCCCGAAGGCCGAGTTCAGCGTCGCCTGGAACGACCCGGACCTCGGCATCGACTGGCCGATCGAGACGCCGACGCTCTCGGAGAAGGACGCGAAGGCGCCGCGCTTGGCCGAAGTCCAGGACAAGCTGCCCGACTACACGGAGTGA
- a CDS encoding PepSY-associated TM helix domain-containing protein, translating to MTRRRSLQVWRALRWLHSVFGIATALVVAVVALSGTALAFRPEVESWLGPSIAWDASETASWQRVRDRAIEARPAHQLQMLWFPNRARPFYRAAYAFEGREYTASLSFHPATGERIDHEPSEFMPLMEELHENLLLGDTGAFLVRWSTALLPLLIVSGFAIGWPRRGMPRWLQIRAGKPWLLDVHRVAGVLATPLLLAMIWSGLVWAFPTTIEPWIYALTGEAPPEVEGELWQVESEPPGGDARDAAGSELMEAALASSPEGAFVDYLSFPIFPRENRQVRVQRGYAPWPSGERSVFYFDRYSGSLLGSNAPTAGPASRYLTSWNTALHLGSFGGLATRTLWSVASAALVFLALTGPWLWWRRRPRRTKRRDPA from the coding sequence GTGACCCGTCGCCGCTCCTTGCAGGTCTGGCGCGCGCTTCGTTGGCTCCACAGCGTGTTCGGGATCGCGACAGCGCTCGTGGTGGCGGTGGTGGCGCTCTCGGGAACGGCGCTCGCGTTTCGTCCGGAGGTCGAATCGTGGCTGGGGCCATCCATCGCCTGGGACGCCTCGGAGACCGCGTCCTGGCAGCGTGTGCGCGATCGCGCCATCGAGGCGCGTCCCGCTCACCAGCTGCAGATGCTGTGGTTCCCGAACCGCGCGCGTCCCTTCTATCGTGCGGCCTATGCGTTCGAGGGCCGTGAGTACACTGCCTCTCTCTCGTTCCACCCCGCTACCGGGGAGCGCATCGACCACGAGCCTTCCGAGTTCATGCCGCTCATGGAAGAGCTGCACGAGAATCTGTTGCTCGGCGACACGGGGGCCTTCCTGGTTCGCTGGAGCACCGCCTTGTTGCCGCTGCTGATCGTGTCGGGCTTCGCAATCGGTTGGCCACGCCGCGGGATGCCACGCTGGCTACAGATCCGAGCCGGGAAGCCCTGGCTCCTCGACGTCCACCGGGTGGCGGGCGTGCTCGCGACGCCGCTGCTGTTGGCGATGATCTGGAGCGGTCTCGTCTGGGCGTTCCCCACCACGATCGAACCCTGGATCTATGCGCTCACGGGCGAAGCGCCACCCGAGGTCGAGGGAGAACTCTGGCAGGTCGAGAGCGAGCCGCCCGGCGGTGACGCGCGGGACGCAGCCGGCAGCGAACTCATGGAGGCTGCGCTGGCATCCTCTCCGGAAGGCGCCTTCGTCGACTACCTCAGCTTCCCGATCTTCCCGCGCGAGAATCGCCAGGTCCGTGTGCAGCGAGGCTACGCGCCCTGGCCGTCGGGGGAGCGGTCGGTCTTCTACTTCGATCGCTACTCGGGGTCGCTGCTCGGGAGCAACGCGCCCACGGCGGGCCCAGCGAGTCGCTACCTCACCAGCTGGAACACCGCGTTGCATCTCGGGAGCTTCGGCGGCCTCGCGACACGGACCCTGTGGTCGGTGGCTTCGGCGGCGCTGGTCTTTCTCGCGTTGACCGGGCCGTGGCTCTGGTGGCGCCGGCGACCGCGGCGGACGAAGCGACGCGATCCTGCGTGA